A genomic window from Antedon mediterranea chromosome 4, ecAntMedi1.1, whole genome shotgun sequence includes:
- the LOC140046490 gene encoding uncharacterized protein, translated as MTTKEEFVEFLACLSDKYKGEKRLWLRLLLNDHCSGEVLSREDVPALEWFNELESKGYIQNNPTDVEILLDITKVTEMKEAIDLIKEFKLKHPNNNEEYNFTKGKPITEYRKRLFMALRENTTKVSKMLAHYSLGHHKFNTIWDFVFILERDKLLVDEEKPTERFAKLLDKKASDLFLGRPTEIRKVKRKVSNLARKTTGKVEKTRIMSDGQTDRQTKSRPTTAPVVLNADRKKTVFDRDLECQQRFTNKKKTSGNLQNYGNKMESNNDQHVCKIRSEIPDSYLNDNQAQYHCTECERYRCEQCIQQHMDLSALNCTSDANVDGTSSQKCSVHTDKKLDYYCLTCKLMICEDCKHSHIDRSNHKMIPIEKALNDINQTVNKTIKIAEDIKEKLNERLDVINKERSELESNFELSRISIETHKNEIIRKVNEESKVMIEKLTQTYEKQKDVIDIHIKSIELKLTQVSSLIESINKMMNKPQETETVTSYMTTITDVGKNVLADKSFTKTSFTLKFVPSQRLSELMKHESVGKLMIVTVNKEDWNISVTKGQLFSVRVSSLAESDVGQLTATLTNLSGEKSQSKVTHRKGRCTITGRCDLEGDWHMNITDEAMSHVIGSPVSIKVEPIGLVQTIENISEYKEHNKTAKVTDVVLGTDGCMLVSSYSRELIKVDQSGCFVSRIQIPQNIQVNYMHQIGNGHMVYSDYLEKCVVMCDNQYYEIRTFGKGVLKYPDGVRINQKNRILYVADRKCHCVFKFNIDDGSLLGKIGSEGSKAGQLKKPTDVAVTKEGHAIVADRENSRIQMFDANDKLIKILVAYGKEDGRVWGPCGITIDMGGNIIVSSNHKLQLFDQNGKFIKRIDKKDDGLNMPLGMAVISKRPRRVAVANHLSSNIKIFSY; from the exons ATGACAACTAAAGAAGAATTTGTAGAATTTCTTGCATGTCTAAGTGATAAATATAAGGGTGAGAAACGCTTGTGGCTAAGACTTCTGCTGAATGACCACTGCTCTGGAGAGGTTTTAAGTAGAGAAGATGTCCCAGCACTTGAATGGTTTAATGAACTTGAAAGCAAAGGTTATATTCAGAATAACCCTACTGATGTAGAAATTCTGTTGGACATTACTAAAGTAACTGAAATGAAGGAAGCGATAGATTTAATCAAAGAGTTTAAACTGAAGCATCCAAACAACAATGAAGAGTACAACTTCACCAAGGGAAAACCAATAACAGAATATCGCAAAAGACTCTTCATGGCTTTAAGAGAAAATACTACAAAAGTATCAAAAATGCTTGCCCACTACAGCCTAGGTCATCACAAGTTCAACACTATTTGGGATTTTGTATTCATCCTGGAGAGGGATAAACTTCTGGTGGATGAAGAGAAGCCAACAGAACGTTTTGCAAAACTTCTCGATAAAAAAGCAAGTGACTTGTTTTTGGGTAGGCCTACAGAAATTAGGAAAGTGAAGAGAAAAGTTAGCAATCTTGCTAGAAAAACAACTGGAAAAGTGGAAAAGACCAGGATTATGAGTGATG GCCAAACTGACAGACAAactaaaagtaggcctactactgcaCCAGTAGTACTCAACGCTGACAGAAAG aaAACAGTATTTGACAGAGATTTGGAATGTCAACAAAgattcacaaataaaaaaaaaacaagtggtAATCTACAAAATTATGGAAACAAAATGGAAAGTAATAATGATCAACATGTTTGTAAAATTAGATCGGAAATACCAGACTCCTACTTAAATGATAATCAAGCGCAATATCATTGTACTGAGTGTGAAAGGTATCGGTGTGAGCAATGTATCCAACAACATATGGATTTGTCTGCACTGAATTGCACATCAGATGCAAATGTAGATGGAACAAGTTCACAAAAATGTTCAGTTCATACTGACAAAAAATTGGACTATTACTGCCTTACTTGTAAACTTATGATATGTGAAGATTGCAAACATAGTCATATTGATAGAAGCAATCATAAGATGATACCAATAGAAAAAGCTCTGAATGACATTAATCAAACTGttaataaaactataaagaTAGCTGAAGACATTAAAGAAAAGCTAAATGAAAGATTAGATGTTATCAATAAAGAAAGATCTGAGCTTGAATCTAATTTTGAGTTAAGCAGAATATCGATTGAAACTCATAAGAATGAAATTATCAGAAAGGTGAATGAGGAATCGAAGGTAATGATAGAAAAGCTTACACAGActtatgaaaaacaaaaagatgTTATTGATATTCATATTAAAAGTATTGAATTAAAGCTGACACAAGTGAGCTCATTGATTGAATCTATCAATaaaatgatgaataaaccacaaGAAACAGAAACTGTTACATCATACATGACAACTATCACTGATGTTGGGAAAAATGTTTTAGCAGATAAATCATTTACTAAAACAAGTTTTACACTAAAGTTTGTTCCGTCTCAAAGGCTGAGTGAGTTGATGAAACATGAAAGTGTTGGTAAACTTATGATTGTCACGGTTAATAAAGAAGATTGGAACATTTCAGTCACAAAAGGACAGCTATTTAGTGTGAGAGTATCAAGTCTAGCAGAGAGTGATGTTGGACAATTAACAGCCACACTAACCAACTTATCAGGTGAGAAATCTCAGAGTAAAGTAACACACAGAAAGGGAAGGTGCACAATAACAGGAAGATGTGATTTGGAAGGAGATTGGCACATGAACATCACTGATGAAGCTATGTCGCATGTCATAGGTTCACCAGTGAGTATTAAGGTGGAACCTATTGGACTTGTACAAACGATAGAAAACATATCAGAGTATAAAGAACATAATAAAACAGCAAAGGTAACAGATGTAGTATTAGGTACTGATGGATGTATGTTAGTGTCAAGCTACAGTAGAGAGTTAATAAAGGTGGACCAATCAGGTTGTTTTGTTTCTAGAATACAAATACCACAAAATATACAAGTGAATTACATGCATCAAATAGGCAATGGTCACATGGTGTATAGTGATTATTTAGAAAAATGTGTTGTAATGTGTGATAATCAATATTATGAAATCAGAACCTTTGGTAAAGGAGTATTAAAATATCCAGATGGTGTACGAATAAACCAAAAAAACAGGATATTGTATGTAGCAGATCGTAAATGTCACTGTGTGTTTAAATTCAATATTGATGATGGTAGTCTATTGGGTAAGATAGGTTCTGAAGGAAGTAAAGCAGGACAATTGAAAAAACCAACAGATGTTGCTGTAACAAAGGAGGGTCATGCTATTGTTGCTGATCGTGAAAATAGCAGAATACAAATGTTTGATGCTAATGATAAGCTGATTAAGATTCTTGTAGCCTATGGTAAAGAAGATGGTAGAGTCTGGGGTCCTTGTGGTATAACTATAGATATGGGTGGAAATATAATAGTGTCCAGTAATCATAAACTCCAACTATTTGATCAAAATGGTAAATTCATTAAACGAATAGATAAAAAAGATGATgggttgaatatgccattagGGATGGCTGTAATCTCTAAAAGACCACGAAGAGTTGCAGTAGCAAACCATTTATCCAGCAACAtaaaaatatttagttattaa